In Candidatus Hydrogenedentota bacterium, a single window of DNA contains:
- a CDS encoding glucuronate isomerase, which produces MFRTGDETALRLAVNDIVAHTPVTDIHTHLYAPAFGPLLLWGIDEVLTYHYLIAEFFRASDMPYETFWALDKPAQADAIWKTLFLEQAPLSEACRGVLTVLNRLGLDVAARDLAAYRAWFAAQDAVAQVDRVFHVAGLRDAVMTNDPFDDAERPVWERAGETDPRFHAALRIDPLLNNWTDSHARLQAWGYAVDTGLSRRALAETRRFLSGWVRRMNARYMAVSLPPGFAFPEDSPRATLIAEAVLPVALEFNIPFAMMIGVTRQVNPALRLAGDGVGTGDVTAVERLCAAFPKNKFMLTMLARENQHACCVAARKFRNLLVFGCWWFLNDPSLIEEITRMRLELIGPVMIPQHSDARVLEQVIYKWDHSRGIIARVLGDKYADLLRAGWAVTQEELQRDIASLLGGHFWRFLEYAP; this is translated from the coding sequence ATGTTCCGTACTGGCGACGAAACGGCATTACGCTTGGCGGTGAACGACATCGTGGCGCACACGCCCGTGACCGACATACACACGCACCTCTACGCGCCCGCGTTTGGACCCCTGTTGCTGTGGGGCATTGATGAGGTGCTCACGTACCACTATCTGATTGCCGAGTTCTTCCGCGCTTCCGACATGCCCTATGAGACGTTCTGGGCGCTCGACAAGCCGGCGCAGGCGGATGCCATCTGGAAAACGCTGTTCCTCGAACAGGCGCCGCTAAGCGAAGCGTGCCGCGGCGTCCTGACCGTCCTGAACCGGCTCGGCCTGGACGTGGCGGCGCGCGACCTCGCAGCCTATCGCGCATGGTTCGCGGCGCAGGACGCCGTCGCGCAGGTCGACCGCGTGTTCCACGTCGCGGGCCTGCGCGACGCCGTCATGACGAATGACCCCTTCGACGATGCGGAGCGGCCCGTGTGGGAGCGCGCCGGCGAGACCGACCCGCGCTTCCATGCCGCGCTGCGCATTGACCCGCTGCTGAACAACTGGACGGACAGCCACGCCCGGCTGCAGGCATGGGGCTATGCGGTGGACACGGGCCTGTCGCGGCGCGCCTTGGCCGAAACGCGGCGGTTCCTGTCCGGCTGGGTCCGGCGCATGAACGCCCGATACATGGCCGTGTCGCTGCCGCCCGGATTCGCGTTTCCCGAGGATTCGCCCCGCGCGACATTGATCGCGGAGGCGGTCCTGCCCGTGGCGCTCGAGTTCAACATCCCCTTCGCCATGATGATCGGCGTGACGCGGCAGGTGAATCCCGCATTGCGCCTCGCCGGGGACGGCGTGGGCACGGGCGACGTGACCGCGGTCGAACGGCTCTGCGCCGCGTTCCCGAAGAACAAATTCATGCTCACCATGCTTGCCCGCGAGAACCAGCACGCCTGCTGCGTCGCCGCGCGCAAATTCCGCAACCTGCTCGTCTTCGGCTGCTGGTGGTTTCTGAACGACCCAAGCCTAATCGAGGAAATCACGCGGATGCGCCTGGAACTGATCGGGCCGGTCATGATCCCGCAACATTCCGACGCGCGCGTGCTCGAACAGGTGATCTACAAATGGGACCACTCGCGCGGCATCATCGCCCGCGTCCTCGGCGACAAGTACGCCGACCTGCTGCGCGCGGGCTGGGCCGTGACGCAAGAAGAACTGCAGCGCGATATCGCCAGCCTTCTCGGCGGCCACTTCTGGCGTTTCCTGGAATACGCGCCATAA
- a CDS encoding DUF5011 domain-containing protein, translating into MNGGNKSGFRRFEISCFLVLATVCVAGGAAAEPQKALLPPNVVSITRDGPSPTAAPEVVFVVLFDEPVTGVDLEDFELEAHNLVGEAMLSVTGTGTTYDVLVDSGEGAGVIEVHLRDNDTIRDLDSNALGGPGPGNGDHDCDEMYVVDRRGPEITLTVDNPLVIECGGGVFTYPDATATDTTYGDVTADIQVTGTVDPDAVGDYEVTYTVSDPLGNTTELVLVVQVRDTTLPGIVLLGDNPQEWPCDAPYADPGASVTDTCDDVPELVIDAGDVDPSQAGTYTVYFTAADASGNVGQETRAVVVLAPCGEGEEPVAHTADQDGNGLIELSELLRVIQFYNSGGFHCADDPGSTEDGYVPGAGANHACAPHASDYDGGASWTIMLTELLRLIQFYNSGGYHACPGEGTEDGYCPGLA; encoded by the coding sequence ATGAACGGTGGGAACAAGTCTGGGTTCAGACGATTTGAGATTTCCTGTTTTCTTGTCTTGGCGACGGTCTGTGTCGCGGGCGGCGCTGCCGCAGAACCGCAAAAGGCCTTGTTGCCGCCGAATGTCGTGTCGATTACGCGGGACGGGCCAAGCCCCACGGCCGCGCCGGAAGTAGTGTTCGTGGTCCTGTTCGACGAGCCGGTCACGGGCGTGGACCTCGAGGATTTCGAACTGGAGGCGCACAATCTCGTCGGCGAGGCGATGCTGTCCGTGACGGGCACCGGCACGACGTACGACGTTCTCGTGGACTCGGGCGAAGGCGCGGGCGTCATCGAGGTGCATCTGCGCGACAACGACACGATTCGTGACCTCGACAGCAACGCGCTTGGCGGGCCCGGTCCGGGCAACGGCGACCACGACTGCGATGAGATGTACGTGGTGGACCGGCGCGGACCGGAGATTACGCTGACGGTCGACAATCCGCTCGTCATCGAATGCGGCGGCGGTGTGTTCACGTACCCGGACGCGACCGCGACCGACACCACCTATGGGGACGTGACGGCGGACATTCAGGTGACCGGTACGGTGGACCCGGATGCGGTGGGCGATTATGAAGTCACGTATACGGTCAGCGATCCGCTGGGCAACACGACGGAATTGGTGCTGGTGGTGCAAGTGCGCGACACGACCCTTCCCGGCATCGTGTTGCTGGGGGACAATCCCCAGGAGTGGCCTTGCGACGCGCCGTATGCGGACCCGGGCGCGTCCGTCACCGACACGTGCGACGACGTGCCCGAACTGGTCATTGACGCCGGTGACGTCGACCCGTCGCAAGCGGGCACGTACACGGTCTACTTTACGGCGGCCGACGCTTCCGGCAATGTGGGTCAGGAAACGCGCGCGGTAGTTGTGCTTGCGCCATGCGGCGAAGGCGAGGAGCCCGTTGCGCACACGGCGGACCAGGACGGCAACGGGCTCATCGAACTGAGCGAATTGCTCCGCGTGATCCAGTTTTACAACTCGGGCGGGTTCCACTGCGCGGATGATCCGGGCTCGACGGAGGACGGCTACGTGCCGGGGGCGGGCGCGAATCATGCCTGTGCGCCGCACGCTTCCGATTACGATGGCGGTGCAAGCTGGACCATCATGCTGACCGAGTTGTTGCGGCTCATCCAGTTCTACAACAGCGGCGGGTACCACGCCTGCCCCGGCGAAGGGACGGAAGACGGCTACTGCCCGGGATTGGCGTGA